A region from the Stygiolobus caldivivus genome encodes:
- a CDS encoding hydantoinase/oxoprolinase family protein produces the protein MSIVAVDVGGTFTDIIVLRDNGTLSFYKGLSTPKAPEIGVQEGLRAVKVGHVSKLFHATTIATNALLGQLNLELPRTALVTTKGFRDIIEIARQNRPELYNLYFEKPKPLIPRELRFEIEERVTSEGKVLKEPNLKDLDPLLEQKVEAVAISFLHSYKNPENEYRVKEYLSRFFKYVVASYEVSPEQREYERTSTTVINAILMPIVSKYVEGLRSLADEVYIMSSSGGLITLDETVKRPVQIIESGPAAGVIGAKVFAERLGYKNVISFDMGGTTAKAGTIVNGEIEITAEYEVGGRTHHGRIIKGSGYPVRFPFIDLAEVSAGGGTIIWRDEGGALRVGPISAGADPGPICYGRGGKFPTLTDAMAVEGRIGDLLSGEMRLDIRPAEEAISKLGDPLDVAEDAIKLASIEMARAIRLVTVERGLDPENFVLFAFGGAGPQFAIDVAEEVGVKEIIVPPYPGLFSALSLLAADLKFEARLPFPGDVDRAFEELERRFHDVDYFIRYIDARYKGQGWELTVRVEKGQDYRKAFEEKYMATYGYTLPYPVEVVLARVFGVKKLIALSFPERSSDKVKVYKKKVFLGDWVDVDVYKRESLNKGFRGKGPTIIEEYSSTIIVKDGWEFEVGENGSIVIRRS, from the coding sequence ATGTCAATCGTGGCTGTAGATGTAGGAGGCACTTTTACTGATATAATAGTCCTCAGGGACAACGGTACATTAAGCTTTTACAAAGGGCTGTCTACGCCTAAGGCACCAGAGATCGGTGTTCAAGAAGGGCTTAGAGCTGTTAAAGTGGGGCATGTTTCCAAGCTTTTCCACGCTACTACTATAGCTACTAACGCTTTGCTCGGACAGTTGAACTTAGAACTTCCAAGAACTGCTTTAGTTACTACCAAAGGTTTTAGGGATATAATAGAAATAGCTAGGCAAAATAGACCTGAACTATATAACTTGTACTTTGAAAAACCAAAGCCGTTAATACCTAGAGAGCTCAGGTTTGAAATAGAGGAAAGAGTTACTTCTGAAGGGAAAGTACTGAAAGAACCCAATCTAAAAGACCTAGATCCACTTCTCGAGCAGAAAGTCGAGGCTGTTGCAATTTCGTTCCTTCACTCGTATAAAAACCCTGAGAACGAATACAGAGTAAAGGAATACCTCTCAAGGTTCTTTAAATATGTAGTAGCCTCCTACGAGGTGTCTCCTGAACAGAGGGAATATGAAAGGACTTCTACTACCGTCATAAACGCTATCCTCATGCCTATAGTATCGAAGTACGTAGAAGGACTACGTAGCCTGGCTGATGAGGTGTATATTATGTCGAGTTCAGGCGGATTAATTACTCTTGATGAAACAGTAAAAAGGCCTGTTCAGATTATCGAGAGCGGCCCTGCAGCAGGGGTTATAGGTGCAAAAGTCTTCGCTGAAAGGTTAGGTTATAAGAATGTTATCAGCTTCGATATGGGCGGGACCACAGCAAAAGCCGGTACTATAGTTAATGGTGAAATAGAGATAACGGCTGAATATGAGGTAGGGGGTAGGACGCACCACGGGCGGATCATTAAAGGCTCAGGGTATCCAGTTAGGTTCCCTTTTATCGACTTAGCGGAAGTATCTGCCGGGGGTGGGACAATAATCTGGAGAGATGAAGGTGGAGCTCTAAGGGTAGGGCCAATTAGCGCAGGTGCAGACCCGGGCCCCATATGCTATGGGAGAGGTGGAAAATTCCCCACATTAACAGACGCAATGGCAGTAGAGGGGAGGATCGGTGATCTCCTTTCCGGTGAGATGAGGCTTGATATAAGGCCTGCCGAAGAGGCTATATCGAAATTAGGTGACCCTTTAGATGTAGCAGAAGACGCAATAAAGTTAGCTAGTATCGAAATGGCTAGGGCAATAAGATTGGTTACTGTAGAAAGGGGACTTGACCCCGAGAATTTTGTATTATTCGCATTTGGAGGAGCTGGTCCACAATTTGCAATTGATGTGGCCGAGGAAGTAGGTGTCAAAGAAATAATAGTACCACCGTATCCGGGTTTATTCAGCGCGTTATCGTTGCTTGCTGCAGACCTTAAATTTGAAGCTAGGCTTCCTTTCCCTGGTGATGTTGATAGGGCTTTTGAAGAACTTGAAAGGAGGTTCCATGATGTTGACTATTTTATCAGGTATATAGATGCAAGGTACAAGGGTCAAGGATGGGAGCTTACGGTGAGAGTTGAGAAGGGCCAAGATTATCGTAAGGCATTCGAGGAAAAGTATATGGCTACATATGGGTATACTTTACCTTACCCCGTAGAAGTGGTGCTCGCGAGGGTCTTCGGGGTCAAGAAGTTGATTGCACTCTCGTTTCCTGAAAGGTCAAGTGATAAGGTTAAAGTCTACAAGAAAAAGGTATTTCTGGGAGACTGGGTAGACGTAGATGTATATAAAAGAGAGAGTTTGAACAAAGGGTTTAGGGGTAAAGGCCCTACTATAATTGAAGAATATAGTTCAACTATAATAGTTAAAGATGGTTGGGAATTTGAAGTAGGAGAAAACGGTTCAATAGTTATTAGGAGGTCTTAG
- a CDS encoding DUF711 family protein, producing the protein MRYSADEVIEVFRMLNEEDLDIRSVTLSINTLYAISDDIDKTLKKLGSLDKTLEEFSSAVDEVSGKYGIKVVTKRVAVSPIQFFLEVLDEKDGVEIAKFLDKLAENNRIDYISGYSAFADRGFTRGALKVITTLSQALNSTIRLTGMINAASTTSGMNIEAIKLFVDKIFEMPPSSSSRTTIMANVPPDSPFVPSAHHGLGMPEATINIAVSGPGVIEGAIKRSRPKTLQELHDVIKRAAFKVSRLGELIGKSVAEKMGINFTTVDLSLAPSPNVGDSVAEIIESMGIEKMGGHGSLAALAILMDAVKKGGAMATSAIGGLSSAFIPVSEDAIMVERALEGYVDFYTLIALSSVCNSGIDMVGVSKSQGKDKVIGLISDVLALAISLNKILGARIIPVDARPGTYIDLGGLLGKIVVMRLKDVDVTRFASYTGFIPSTIKRLELG; encoded by the coding sequence ATGAGGTACTCAGCAGATGAAGTAATAGAAGTCTTCAGGATGCTTAACGAAGAAGACCTCGATATTAGGTCCGTTACTCTAAGTATTAACACGTTGTATGCCATATCTGACGACATAGATAAGACCTTGAAAAAACTCGGATCTTTAGACAAGACGCTGGAGGAGTTCTCTTCAGCTGTAGATGAGGTATCGGGAAAATACGGAATTAAAGTAGTCACAAAAAGAGTAGCTGTCTCCCCTATCCAGTTCTTCTTAGAGGTCCTAGATGAAAAAGACGGCGTAGAAATTGCTAAGTTCCTTGATAAACTGGCTGAAAACAACAGGATCGATTATATTAGCGGTTATTCAGCCTTTGCCGATAGGGGGTTTACTAGGGGGGCCTTAAAGGTCATTACTACGTTATCCCAAGCCCTTAACTCCACTATAAGGCTTACTGGTATGATAAACGCCGCTTCAACCACCTCAGGAATGAACATTGAAGCTATCAAACTATTCGTAGATAAGATCTTTGAAATGCCTCCGTCTTCTTCCTCTAGAACTACCATAATGGCCAACGTACCACCCGATTCGCCTTTTGTCCCGTCCGCACATCACGGTTTAGGCATGCCGGAAGCTACAATAAATATTGCGGTGAGCGGACCGGGCGTGATTGAGGGTGCAATAAAGAGGAGTAGACCTAAAACTCTCCAAGAACTACACGACGTGATTAAGAGAGCAGCGTTTAAAGTTTCTAGGTTAGGTGAGCTAATAGGTAAAAGCGTAGCTGAAAAAATGGGGATAAACTTCACTACGGTAGACCTTTCTTTAGCACCGTCACCGAACGTAGGGGATAGCGTAGCTGAGATAATAGAATCTATGGGTATCGAAAAGATGGGCGGACACGGGTCTTTAGCCGCTTTAGCAATACTTATGGACGCCGTAAAAAAAGGTGGGGCAATGGCTACCTCAGCGATAGGAGGTCTAAGCAGTGCGTTTATCCCGGTCAGCGAAGATGCAATAATGGTCGAGAGAGCTCTGGAAGGTTATGTCGATTTTTATACCTTGATCGCCTTATCGTCTGTCTGCAATAGCGGTATAGACATGGTAGGGGTCAGTAAATCACAAGGTAAAGATAAGGTAATAGGCCTAATATCTGACGTCCTTGCACTTGCGATATCCCTGAATAAGATCTTGGGAGCTAGGATAATACCCGTAGACGCCCGCCCCGGGACCTATATAGACTTAGGAGGGCTCTTAGGTAAAATAGTCGTAATGAGGCTAAAAGATGTGGACGTAACGAGGTTTGCGTCCTATACCGGGTTTATCCCCAGCACGATCAAAAGGCTTGAACTGGGATAA
- a CDS encoding hydantoinase B/oxoprolinase family protein, with protein MKWEIIEKATTFIAEEMGVLLKRASLSPNIRERMDHSCAIVDKQGRIVAQAEHIPVHLGSFKIAVKNVLPYVSSDTLIFNDPYISGTHLNDIGVITPVYYRGSLVAYVINKAHHVDVGGPAPGSINPNASTLYEEGVIIPPLPLGREVLEIIRENFKTPEVSIGDLNAQVSANKLAVKRLTELFDKYGVENVTDAWERSIEHTRSLLPKWDEGTYEAEDYLEWKGSLVNIRLRLTVSDYKIIADFSGTHPQVEGPINAVLGVTYSSVSFAIRSAINKEIPTNEGFYSFIEVKADEGLLVNPKKPAAVGGGNVETSQRIADVTFLALSKFLPVPAAGSGTMMNVMMGGVNKGRYWAYYETIGGGSGARPNSDGVSGVHVNMTNTMNTPIEVAESSYPILFTSYRVREGSGGKGKFRGGDGLVRGFIALDKLRLSILADRFVLGPWGLNGGERGKTGCVIIKRKSGKIEVMPSKFSTELEEGDEVIIETPGGGGYGRPQS; from the coding sequence ATGAAGTGGGAGATAATCGAAAAAGCGACGACGTTTATCGCTGAAGAGATGGGAGTACTTCTCAAAAGAGCGTCATTATCCCCGAATATAAGGGAAAGGATGGATCATAGTTGTGCAATAGTCGACAAGCAAGGTAGGATAGTAGCACAAGCTGAGCATATTCCCGTCCATTTAGGGTCGTTTAAGATTGCTGTAAAGAACGTATTACCCTATGTTAGCTCTGATACTCTAATATTTAACGACCCTTATATTTCGGGCACCCACCTTAATGATATCGGTGTAATAACTCCCGTTTATTACCGTGGGAGCCTAGTAGCGTATGTTATTAATAAAGCCCACCATGTGGACGTAGGAGGTCCTGCACCGGGTAGTATTAATCCTAACGCGTCCACTCTGTATGAGGAGGGGGTTATAATACCTCCTTTGCCTCTAGGTAGAGAAGTATTAGAGATTATAAGAGAGAACTTCAAAACGCCTGAGGTATCTATTGGAGACCTTAATGCACAAGTCTCGGCTAATAAACTTGCCGTCAAAAGACTTACCGAATTATTCGATAAGTATGGGGTGGAAAATGTGACTGACGCTTGGGAAAGAAGTATTGAACATACTAGATCCCTTTTACCCAAATGGGATGAGGGAACGTATGAAGCTGAAGACTATTTAGAATGGAAAGGTTCCTTAGTTAATATAAGGCTAAGGCTCACAGTATCTGACTATAAGATAATAGCCGATTTTAGCGGAACTCATCCGCAGGTTGAAGGCCCGATTAATGCAGTCTTAGGAGTCACGTACTCTTCTGTCTCTTTTGCAATTAGGTCAGCTATCAATAAGGAGATACCGACTAACGAAGGGTTTTACTCATTTATCGAGGTAAAAGCTGATGAAGGCCTATTAGTAAATCCTAAGAAACCCGCAGCAGTAGGTGGAGGAAACGTGGAGACGTCACAGAGGATAGCGGACGTAACTTTTCTCGCCCTTTCAAAATTTTTACCAGTTCCTGCAGCTGGCTCAGGGACAATGATGAATGTTATGATGGGCGGTGTCAATAAAGGTAGATATTGGGCCTATTACGAGACTATAGGTGGTGGGAGCGGTGCTAGACCTAATTCTGACGGTGTTTCCGGAGTCCATGTAAACATGACAAATACTATGAACACTCCGATAGAGGTTGCTGAGTCTTCTTATCCCATTCTTTTTACGTCGTACAGAGTCAGAGAAGGGAGCGGTGGGAAAGGAAAGTTTAGGGGAGGAGATGGGTTAGTTAGGGGTTTTATTGCTTTAGATAAGTTAAGGCTTTCAATACTAGCGGATAGGTTCGTGCTAGGTCCTTGGGGGCTTAACGGTGGCGAAAGAGGTAAGACAGGGTGTGTTATAATAAAGAGAAAATCTGGTAAAATTGAGGTGATGCCGAGTAAATTTAGTACTGAATTGGAGGAAGGTGATGAGGTAATAATTGAAACACCTGGTGGCGGAGGTTACGGTAGGCCCCAGAGTTAG
- a CDS encoding DsrE family protein: MAKFLLVVKSQDQLNVNTAVNVAQGLKMMGAKDVKMVFLGPGINALSKKSEISNVVSKASENLTKMGITVYACEMAMKNYNVSKEDLVYVNEVSRGADVIVKFVDDGYTVLTF, encoded by the coding sequence ATGGCCAAGTTCCTACTAGTAGTTAAATCTCAAGACCAATTAAATGTAAATACCGCGGTGAATGTAGCTCAAGGGTTAAAAATGATGGGTGCTAAAGACGTAAAAATGGTCTTCTTAGGCCCTGGTATAAATGCCCTATCAAAGAAGAGTGAGATATCAAATGTGGTTTCTAAGGCCTCTGAAAACCTTACTAAGATGGGTATTACTGTATATGCGTGCGAAATGGCGATGAAGAACTACAACGTAAGTAAAGAAGACCTAGTGTATGTAAATGAGGTCTCTAGGGGAGCTGATGTAATAGTGAAATTTGTAGACGACGGGTATACCGTTTTAACGTTCTGA
- a CDS encoding ACT domain-containing protein, whose translation MENAIIIVVGADKPGIVAGIATKLAENNANIIDISQTVVRGIFAMIMVVDISKCKVSLSELRKQLQEKGKELGVEVHTYHEEVFRYIERV comes from the coding sequence ATGGAAAACGCTATAATTATCGTAGTAGGTGCTGATAAGCCCGGAATAGTAGCTGGGATAGCTACTAAACTGGCTGAAAATAACGCCAACATAATAGATATTTCACAGACCGTAGTCAGAGGGATCTTCGCAATGATCATGGTAGTCGACATATCCAAATGTAAAGTTAGCTTATCTGAATTAAGAAAACAGCTCCAAGAGAAGGGAAAAGAATTAGGAGTAGAAGTACATACTTACCACGAAGAAGTATTTAGGTATATAGAAAGGGTGTAG
- a CDS encoding amidohydrolase family protein, with amino-acid sequence MDVIKRARLLSGDVVDIGIDDKKIVCLGECRGEEIIDADKKLVLPPYFNMHFHLDSVFLQSKNKSGTLWEGIQIWRDIKEKLTEDDVIKRALVAVKLMVAYGTLWIRTHVDVTEKELRLLKAILKVKEQVKEIADIQVTAFPQDGVYTDKGNDELLYKSVEIGADNVGMIPHNELTREDGVKSVELAFKIAKEFNKDVDGHVDETDDPNSRYLEVVAKKTIENNWYNRVTAGHVTAMHSWDRAYRFRILPVIAKAGITVVPNPLINAVLQGRFDEYPKRRGLAPIKEMISQGVNVALGHDCIMDPWYPLGAGNMLQVLFMAIHLDQLTGYDELNSSINLITYNAAKAWKVEYGIDLGKKANLLITDADDIIDLIRFLEPPKYVIKDGKIVAKDGKYILFNGKWEEVKKRP; translated from the coding sequence ATGGATGTAATTAAACGTGCGAGGTTATTAAGCGGAGACGTAGTTGATATAGGTATTGACGATAAAAAGATCGTATGTTTAGGAGAGTGTAGAGGAGAAGAAATAATAGACGCCGATAAAAAGCTAGTTCTACCGCCTTATTTTAACATGCATTTCCATTTAGATAGTGTATTTCTTCAGTCTAAAAATAAGAGCGGGACCCTTTGGGAAGGGATACAGATATGGAGAGATATTAAAGAAAAACTTACCGAGGACGACGTTATAAAACGAGCGTTAGTAGCCGTGAAGCTCATGGTCGCATACGGGACATTATGGATCAGGACACATGTAGATGTGACAGAAAAAGAGCTCAGGTTGCTGAAAGCTATCCTCAAGGTAAAAGAACAAGTAAAAGAAATAGCAGATATACAAGTTACTGCATTCCCGCAAGACGGTGTTTACACAGACAAGGGTAATGACGAATTACTCTACAAGTCGGTTGAAATTGGTGCTGATAACGTAGGTATGATACCTCATAATGAGTTAACTAGAGAGGACGGTGTAAAGTCAGTAGAACTGGCTTTTAAAATAGCAAAGGAATTTAACAAAGATGTAGACGGGCATGTAGACGAGACGGACGACCCTAATTCTAGGTACCTTGAAGTAGTAGCTAAGAAAACAATCGAGAATAACTGGTACAACAGAGTTACAGCCGGGCATGTTACCGCAATGCATAGTTGGGATAGGGCATACAGGTTTAGGATATTACCGGTAATTGCAAAGGCAGGAATTACAGTTGTACCTAACCCCCTTATAAACGCTGTTCTTCAAGGTAGATTTGACGAGTATCCTAAGAGGAGGGGCCTAGCACCAATAAAGGAGATGATATCTCAAGGTGTCAATGTGGCCCTAGGTCATGACTGCATAATGGACCCTTGGTATCCTCTAGGGGCCGGAAACATGCTCCAAGTATTATTTATGGCTATACATCTAGACCAATTGACGGGATACGATGAGCTAAACTCATCTATAAACCTGATAACCTATAACGCAGCAAAGGCTTGGAAAGTTGAGTATGGGATAGATTTAGGGAAAAAAGCTAATTTACTTATCACAGATGCTGATGATATAATTGACCTTATTAGGTTTCTTGAGCCACCTAAATATGTAATTAAAGATGGGAAAATTGTAGCCAAAGACGGGAAATATATTCTCTTCAACGGTAAGTGGGAAGAAGTTAAGAAGAGACCTTGA
- a CDS encoding LOG family protein → MQLGIAVHSSVPSTYAEEKVKRFISSLSCSPRILLGGYWGLMKVVTDEAIAKGLQVVMFLPIERENIEIPGNVVRVYTGCEYRCRSVMLVRSSDVLVALGGGVGTQIEIAMAYAMGKPIAVLVDTGMPTDNLEKIFPNYLDERKVVEIKYFREPEDIAKFVCSNELRPIKTDFG, encoded by the coding sequence ATGCAATTAGGTATAGCTGTTCATAGTTCTGTCCCTTCAACTTATGCGGAGGAAAAAGTAAAGAGGTTTATTAGTTCGCTCTCATGCAGTCCTAGGATATTATTGGGAGGGTACTGGGGACTTATGAAGGTAGTTACGGATGAAGCAATAGCTAAAGGGCTACAAGTCGTGATGTTTCTACCAATAGAGAGAGAAAACATAGAAATTCCAGGTAATGTAGTTAGGGTCTATACAGGTTGTGAATATAGGTGTAGGTCTGTAATGCTAGTTAGGTCCTCAGATGTCCTCGTAGCATTAGGAGGTGGAGTAGGTACTCAAATAGAAATTGCTATGGCCTATGCCATGGGTAAACCTATAGCAGTATTAGTGGATACTGGGATGCCAACAGATAATTTAGAAAAAATATTCCCTAACTATCTGGATGAGAGGAAAGTGGTGGAAATAAAATACTTCAGAGAACCAGAAGATATAGCAAAGTTCGTTTGCTCTAACGAGTTGAGGCCTATTAAGACCGACTTCGGTTAA
- a CDS encoding sulfite exporter TauE/SafE family protein translates to MLELTLLQYVLSIVSGFLVGFSLGLIGGGGSILAIPLLLYFVGLAYLPGVSSNYIDHVVIGTTALAVGLNAYINAFIHWRKGNVRVLEGIAFTIPGIVGTYTGARVGLLVHGGLLLFLFGILMIVIAVMVYKGKDKPKNARVVEPSSETQSLMSSLKRINFMRIIPVGFAVGFASGFFGIGGGFLIVPGLLFSTGLCMIKAVGTSLISVGTFGVTGALTYALAGDIDPIISILYLAGGIAGGFVGAKIASSMPRGMLRKVFAIIIILVAIYLMYQNIYALKAL, encoded by the coding sequence ATGCTTGAACTTACTTTACTTCAGTATGTCCTCTCAATAGTTTCAGGGTTTCTAGTGGGATTTAGCCTAGGGCTTATAGGTGGAGGAGGTTCAATATTAGCAATACCCTTGTTATTATACTTTGTAGGACTAGCTTACTTACCCGGTGTCAGCTCGAATTATATTGACCATGTAGTAATAGGTACAACAGCTCTTGCAGTGGGGTTAAACGCTTATATTAACGCTTTTATTCATTGGAGAAAAGGTAATGTAAGAGTGCTAGAAGGTATTGCATTTACAATACCGGGCATAGTAGGTACGTACACGGGAGCAAGGGTAGGATTGCTTGTTCACGGTGGATTACTGCTATTCTTGTTCGGAATATTGATGATAGTTATTGCGGTAATGGTATATAAGGGAAAAGATAAGCCTAAGAATGCTAGAGTTGTTGAACCTTCTAGTGAAACACAAAGCCTTATGTCCTCTCTGAAAAGGATAAACTTTATGAGGATAATACCGGTCGGGTTTGCTGTAGGTTTTGCTTCAGGGTTTTTCGGGATAGGAGGAGGTTTCTTAATTGTCCCTGGGTTGCTATTTAGTACCGGACTTTGTATGATAAAGGCAGTGGGTACATCTCTAATTTCTGTGGGGACGTTCGGTGTGACCGGGGCACTGACTTACGCTTTAGCGGGGGACATAGACCCAATAATTAGTATTCTTTATCTAGCAGGCGGTATAGCTGGAGGCTTTGTAGGTGCTAAAATAGCCAGTAGTATGCCAAGAGGTATGTTGAGGAAAGTCTTTGCAATAATAATAATACTAGTAGCAATTTACTTAATGTATCAAAATATTTACGCGTTAAAGGCATTATAA
- a CDS encoding dCTP deaminase, which translates to MILPHQLIKGLLGSVILNYEQNSVRENGYDLRVCGEYYYEVLGGAELPSKKSEIKSIKFGESAVLDPLKTYLFESCEEFNMPSDLAALLTLKSTMARNGFIAPPTVIDAGYRGKITVAVTSLYKSSIRKNSSTHHVVFMRLEEPTEKTYNGQYQYGKVI; encoded by the coding sequence ATGATCCTACCGCACCAGTTAATAAAGGGGCTATTAGGGTCTGTAATTTTAAACTACGAGCAAAACAGTGTGAGGGAAAACGGGTACGACCTAAGAGTCTGCGGTGAGTATTACTATGAAGTCCTAGGGGGAGCTGAATTACCTAGTAAAAAAAGTGAAATAAAGAGTATTAAGTTCGGTGAGTCAGCTGTCCTTGACCCCCTTAAGACATACTTATTTGAGTCTTGCGAGGAATTTAATATGCCCAGCGACCTCGCAGCTTTATTGACTTTAAAGAGCACTATGGCAAGAAACGGTTTCATAGCCCCTCCTACTGTCATAGACGCGGGTTATAGGGGTAAAATCACGGTAGCGGTTACTAGTCTTTATAAATCTTCTATACGGAAAAACTCATCAACACACCACGTAGTCTTTATGAGACTGGAAGAGCCTACCGAGAAGACGTATAACGGTCAATACCAGTACGGAAAGGTAATATAG